Proteins from a single region of Terriglobia bacterium:
- the lon gene encoding endopeptidase La, with amino-acid sequence MFNREKDMKRVPMMPVRDMVIFPQQMTPFIVGREASVRALEEALVGDKKIFLATQHDASVDDPKPDEIYAVGTLANIVQSVKLPDGNIKVLVEGVERARSLSVTGEEGFFRANLRLLTARVEPSPQTDQTVQKITALYEQFVKLSQSMNYETMIAAARVEDPSRLADTIAANLQLPVDEKQDLLETVDPLERLNRLTDILEIEIEKLNVDRNINTRVKRQMERAQKEYYLNEKLKAIQKELGRGEKNETDELKKKIDAAGMPKDVHEKAVQELKRLELMPPMSAESTVSRNYLDWLLAVPWKKRSKEIRDIAAAEKILNDEHYGLDKVKERILEFLAVRQLVKNPKGSILCFVGPPGVGKTSLATSIGRATGRKFVRVSLGGVRDEAEIRGHRRTYIGALPGQIIQMMKKAGTTNPIFVLDEVDKMSTDFRGDPSSALMEVLDPELNHAFVDHYLDVEYDLSKVMFVCTANVLHTIPQPLQDRMEILRLPGYTEQEKLEIAKRYLVRKARKACGVAEKNLKYTDEGLLHIIRHYTHEAGVRSLEREIHNITRKVARKVVTGGAAVSIEITPENAGEFLGILKFREIWAGKENEVGLTTGLAWTEVGGCVLSTETTLMEGKGRLTLTGKLGDVMQESAQAAMSYIRSRTAQFGLPKDFYRNLEIHVHVPEGAIPKDGPSAGITICTSMVSALTKIPVRCDLAMTGEITLRGKVLPIGGVKEKLLAAHRMGLRTIVLPKDNEKDLADIPQEILSSLTIQLVETMDEVLQIALERPIVLPEHAAVAPVAETFTAVADKDSSLTN; translated from the coding sequence ATGTTCAACCGCGAAAAAGATATGAAGCGCGTACCCATGATGCCGGTGCGCGATATGGTCATCTTCCCGCAGCAGATGACCCCGTTCATCGTGGGGCGGGAAGCCTCGGTGCGCGCGCTCGAAGAGGCGCTGGTCGGCGACAAGAAGATCTTCCTGGCCACGCAGCACGACGCCTCGGTGGATGACCCCAAGCCCGACGAGATCTACGCCGTGGGCACGCTCGCCAATATCGTCCAGAGCGTGAAACTGCCCGACGGCAACATCAAGGTGCTGGTCGAGGGCGTCGAGCGCGCCCGCTCGCTTTCGGTCACCGGCGAAGAGGGCTTCTTCCGCGCCAATCTGCGCCTGCTGACGGCCCGCGTCGAGCCTTCCCCGCAGACCGATCAGACCGTGCAGAAGATCACCGCCCTGTACGAACAGTTCGTCAAGCTTTCGCAGAGCATGAATTACGAGACCATGATCGCCGCCGCCCGCGTGGAAGATCCTTCGCGCCTCGCCGACACCATCGCCGCCAACCTGCAGCTCCCCGTCGACGAGAAGCAGGACCTCCTGGAGACCGTGGACCCCCTCGAGCGCCTCAACCGCCTCACGGACATCCTGGAAATCGAAATCGAGAAGCTCAACGTGGACCGCAACATCAACACCCGCGTCAAGCGCCAGATGGAGCGGGCCCAGAAAGAGTACTACCTCAACGAAAAGCTCAAGGCCATCCAGAAGGAGCTCGGGCGCGGCGAGAAAAACGAAACCGACGAGCTCAAAAAGAAGATCGACGCCGCGGGCATGCCCAAGGACGTCCATGAAAAGGCCGTGCAGGAGCTCAAGCGCCTGGAGCTAATGCCCCCGATGTCCGCGGAATCCACCGTCAGCCGCAACTATCTGGACTGGCTCCTCGCCGTGCCCTGGAAGAAGCGCTCCAAGGAGATCCGCGACATCGCCGCCGCGGAGAAGATCCTCAACGATGAGCACTATGGCCTGGACAAGGTCAAGGAGCGCATCCTCGAATTTCTCGCGGTGCGCCAGTTGGTGAAGAATCCCAAGGGCTCGATCCTGTGTTTTGTGGGGCCTCCGGGCGTGGGCAAGACCTCTCTGGCCACCTCCATCGGGCGGGCCACGGGTCGCAAGTTCGTGCGCGTCTCGCTCGGCGGAGTGCGCGATGAAGCCGAAATCCGCGGGCACCGGCGCACCTACATCGGCGCGCTCCCCGGCCAGATCATCCAGATGATGAAGAAGGCCGGCACCACCAATCCCATCTTCGTGCTGGACGAAGTGGACAAGATGTCCACCGACTTCCGCGGCGACCCCTCCTCCGCGCTGATGGAAGTCCTGGATCCGGAGCTCAACCACGCTTTCGTGGATCACTACCTCGACGTGGAATACGACCTCTCCAAAGTGATGTTCGTGTGCACCGCCAACGTGCTGCACACCATCCCCCAGCCCCTGCAGGACCGCATGGAGATCCTGCGCCTCCCCGGTTACACCGAGCAGGAAAAGCTGGAGATCGCCAAGCGCTACCTGGTCCGCAAGGCGCGCAAAGCCTGCGGCGTGGCCGAAAAAAACCTGAAGTATACCGACGAGGGACTCCTGCACATCATCCGCCACTACACCCATGAAGCCGGGGTGCGCAGCCTGGAGCGCGAGATCCACAACATCACGCGCAAGGTGGCCCGCAAGGTCGTCACCGGCGGCGCCGCCGTCAGTATCGAGATCACCCCGGAAAACGCCGGCGAATTCCTCGGCATCCTGAAGTTCCGTGAAATCTGGGCGGGCAAGGAAAACGAGGTCGGCTTGACCACCGGCCTGGCTTGGACGGAAGTCGGCGGCTGCGTGCTGTCCACGGAAACCACGCTGATGGAAGGCAAAGGACGCCTGACGCTCACCGGAAAGCTCGGCGACGTCATGCAGGAATCGGCGCAGGCGGCCATGAGCTACATCCGCTCGCGCACCGCGCAGTTCGGCCTGCCCAAGGATTTTTACCGCAATCTCGAGATTCACGTGCACGTGCCGGAAGGCGCCATCCCCAAGGACGGCCCCTCCGCGGGCATCACCATCTGCACTTCCATGGTCAGCGCGCTCACCAAGATTCCGGTGCGCTGCGACCTGGCCATGACCGGGGAAATCACCCTGCGCGGCAAGGTTCTGCCCATCGGCGGGGTCAAGGAAAAACTCCTGGCCGCCCACCGAATGGGCTTGCGTACCATCGTGCTTCCGAAGGACAATGAGAAGGACCTGGCGGACATCCCCCAGGAGATCCTCTCCAGTCTCACGATTCAGCTTGTCGAGACCATGGATGAAGTGCTGCAG